From the genome of Acropora palmata chromosome 4, jaAcrPala1.3, whole genome shotgun sequence, one region includes:
- the LOC141878601 gene encoding thrombospondin-1-like: MAVLMMTQFRVIFLVATLISSLLSGTNSSDPNLVDKIEMFKAVGLLNKPFTGVTQTSGKLANGKAFHFTDKTTHLIASQGAYNQANKLIHNSHDFSIFAWAKIDSDPSAIYRNTIVSISSKAGSELFLLVMIDGKRRGTGLKVTVSVQDKRGSRTQYYGETDRLFDFKKWHNITVRFQDAQSLIRIFVDDKMIAVKEFKGFDIFPDDAELRLAQVYAVDAEDLGDIKNRFTGDLQDVKFIRGTSLDDCPPLDRCKCTDIVGRKSCVMEGLKFEDGQRWKKDKCTVCDCKSGQVICTHICPTCNDTGVIYLQGETWKAATNSCLDCRCEKGKSICSPPTCPVPDCTSKKYKDLVIPEGKCCPVCKEDQCMGTGKEYRECGCKQTCSNFEPSGSNCNPCSEGCFCPRGQVLNDRGRCVAPIRCPCTYNGETYQSGQGLQVGPCKMCKCFIGKMFCFPTRCRSG; the protein is encoded by the exons ATGGCAGTTTTAATGATGACCCAATTTCGCGTGATATTCTTAGTAGCAACTCTGATATCCTCCCTCTTAAGCGGGACAAATTCGAGTG ATCCCAATCTTGTGGATAAAATTGAGATGTTCAAAGCAGTGGGTTTGCTGAACAAACCATTTACTGGCGTGACTCAAACCTCAGGAAAACTCGCCAACGGCAAGGCCTTTCATTTTACGGATAAAACAACTCATCTTATTGCCAGTCAGGGTGCATATAATCAAGCCAACAAACTGATCCACAATAGCCATGATTTCTCCATTTTCGCCTGGGCTAAGATTGATTCAGATCCTTCTGCCATTTACCGAAACACAATTGTATCAATTTCCTCCAAGGCGGGTTCGGAGTTGTTTTTATTGGTAATGATCGA TGGCAAGCGACGTGGCACGGGTTTGAAGGTAACGGTTTCAGTCCAAGACAAAAGAGGATCACGCACACAATACTATGGTGAAACAGACAGACTGTTTGACTTTAAAAAATGGCACAATATTACCGTGCGATTTCAAGATGCACAATCACTTATTAGAATTTTTGTTGATGATAAGATGATAGCGGTTAAAGAGTTTAAGGGATTTGATATTTTTCCTGATGACGCTGAACTTCGACTGGCTCAAGTCTACGCAGTCGACGCGGAAGATCTTGGTGATATCAAGAACAGATTCACA GGAGATCTTCAAGACGTCAAGTTTATCAGGGGAACATCTCTAGATGATTGTCCACCCCTTGACAGG TGCAAATGTACAGATATTGTCGGACGAAAAAGCTGTGTAATGGAGGGGCTCAAGTTTGAAGACGGACAACGCTGGAAAAAGGACAAATGTACAGTGTGTGACTGCAAG agcGGACAAGTTATTTGCACTCATATCTGCCCAACCTGCAACGACACTGGCGTCATATACTTGCAAGGAGAGACCTGGAAAGCAGCCACTAACAGCTGTTTGGATTGTCGTTGTGAG AAAGGAAAATCCATTTGTTCGCCGCCCACCTGCCCAGTTCCCGATTGCACCagcaaaaaatacaaagacctTGTAATTCCTGAAGGAAAATGTTGCCCCGTTTGCAAAG AGGACCAATGTATGGGTACAGGGAAGGAATACCGAGAATGCGGTTGTAAGCAAACTTGTAGCAACTTCGAACCGTCTGGATCCAACTGTAACCCGTGTTCGGAAGGCTGTTTCTGCCCACGTGGGCAGGTATTGAACGATAGAGGCCGATGTGTTGCCCCTATACGATGTCCGTGCACGTATAACGGTGAGACATATCAG TCTGGGCAAGGACTTCAAGTTGGACCATGCAAAATGTGCAAATGCTTTATTggaaagatgttttgtttcCCAACTCGTTGCCGTTCTGGATAA
- the LOC141878689 gene encoding mite group 2 allergen Gly d 2.02-like: MAKLVSSIIVAYLLIISSEETLSREVPFTKCASPFGQLNSVDVTPCNGNPCIFKPGTTETVAVSFTPNEVVSNGKISLYAKTFFGWMKLPLKNPNICEGHGVKCPLQEGVPVEVSAAQQVPQVVPSGTRQLKAKLVDQNGGTVVCGIITVKITRYGNAYADFE; this comes from the coding sequence ATGGCAAAACTTGTGTCCTCCATAATCGTCGCATACTTGCTGATCATTTCAAGTGAGGAAACTCTTTCGAGGGAAGTTCCATTCACGAAGTGTGCCTCACCATTTGGTCAGCTTAATTCCGTGGACGTGACTCCATGCAATGGTAATCCGTGTATATTCAAACCAGGTACCACTGAAACAGTTGCGGTAAGTTTCACACCGAACGAAGTTGTGTCTAATGGAAAAATTTCTCTGTacgcgaaaacatttttcggttGGATGAAACTGCCCTTAAAGAATCCAAATATTTGTGAAGGCCATGGAGTGAAGTGTCCACTTCAGGAGGGCGTCCCTGTGGAAGTTTCAGCTGCACAGCAGGTCCCCCAAGTAGTGCCGTCAGGTACTCGCCAGCTGAAAGCGAAATTAGTCGATCAGAATGGCGGAACAGTTGTTTGTGGCATCATTACCGTGAAAATCACCCGATACGGAAACGCTTACGCTGACTTTGAGTAG